Proteins co-encoded in one Siniperca chuatsi isolate FFG_IHB_CAS linkage group LG11, ASM2008510v1, whole genome shotgun sequence genomic window:
- the etaa1b gene encoding ewing's tumor-associated antigen 1, giving the protein MSEPAAGTPEFTDLWRSVSKLCHSKIQDKKTGKQMPGTTTSPMCKDLQSPKRRGCSRYPGLNNGDSPGDVETSQDIFWDPTSPTPTNTGLRNTRVVEISDIVNRIAPKDVKQKGTESPLLQWIGDSAVPCTPVIPKPRVRKKSSRQSSVEDLMKLARQFDENMQQDRETSEQLNTVNNNLNECLKTSKTKLTETSFPSNVKNRKCPSPSDQMEAELHALFDCSTQRVSGRLSQGSSASAYSQEIKDQSVTLTLAETRQLELKSADKSGPAAHPAEEKGSCGFSANKCDDFDDDWENDDLLNDSFVLAMTQDPDQQHDTNPKTTLQSNTKTNTTPFISVCKPTANTNSAHQPLNLHSKPSCSTLQELCPKPKTTNRSTFKLEPNPHFQPKTAAKEVSKSSFTVIQPKSEMSVQKSAPTKTLSTPQPDKITNNQKETRVAADSVKDISDSLWDDGDEDALLYQVCDSVERISNSQPLQVSPSNCQEKQDIAVDRQRKTTVPLPIDTAWSMKAGASANRQSPCAFVRSNSLPGTSCESVNYQGWDIPMKGANNKSQMSQSLPGSRMSLGTFSQYRDSSGTFQAGNANVDMKPHTVTARATQNSTSHHTAFKRNVSDSAVISNKVFVTSQMTGKCSAAEIERKKQEALARRRLRMQNAPKP; this is encoded by the exons ATGTCAGAACCTGCTGCTGGCACTCCTGAGTTCACTGACCTGTGGAGGAGTGTTTCCAAACTTTGTCACAGCAAAATACAAGACAAGAAAACAGGAAAGCAGATGCCTGGCACAACGACATCACCCATGTGTAAAG ATTTGCAGAGTCCTAAACGCAGAGGCTGCAGCAGATACCCCGGCCTGAATAATGGGGATTCTCCAGGTGATGTGGAAACATCACAAGACATTTTCTGGGATCCCACATCTCCCACTCCAACTAATACTG GGCTCAGGAACACCAGAGTTGTGGAAATATCAGATATCGTCAACCGAATTGCTCCAAAG GATGTGAAACAGAAGGGGACTGAATCTCCTCTACTGCAGTGGATAGGTGACAGTGCCGTCCCTTGCACACCGGTCATCCCAAAACCAAGAGTCAGGAAGAAGTCCTCTCG GCAGAGCAGTGTGGAGGACCTCATGAAACTGGCCAGGCAGTTTGACGAGAACATGCAACAAGACAGGGAGACTTCAGAACAGCTTAACACTGTCAACAATAACCTCAATGAATGTTTGAAGACttccaaaacaaaactgacagaGACATCATTCCCTAGCAATGTGAAGAACCGAAAGTGTCCATCCCCATCGGATCAGATGGAGGCAGAGCTGCACGCTCTGTTTGACTGCTCCACTCAGAGAGTCAGTGGCCGGCTAAGCCAGGGCTCCTCAGCATCAGCCTATTCACAGGAAATAAAAGATCAATCTGTGACTTTAACTTTAGCTGAAACCCGACAATTAGAGCTCAAGTCAGCTGACAAGTCTGGCCCAGCTGCACATCCTGCTGAAGAAAAAGGATCTTGTGGTTTCAGTGCAAACAAGTGTGATGACTTTGATGACGACTGGGAGAATGATGACCTACTTAATGACTCTTTTGTGCTGGCGATGACCCAGGATCCTGACCAGCAACATGACACCAACCCTAAAACCACCTTGCAGTCTAACACTAAGACAAACACTACTCCGTTCATCTCTGTTTGCAAGCCTACTGCAAATACAAACTCTGCACATCAGCCTTTAAACTTGCACTCCAAGCCAAGCTGCAGTACACTCCAGGAACTGTGTCCCAAACCAAAGACTACCAACCGAAGCACTTTCAAGTTAGAGCCCAACCCTCACTTCCAGCCCAAGACGGCTGCCAAAGAAGTTTCCAAGTCCAGCTTCACTGTTATACAACCTAAATCAGAGATGTCTGTCCAGAAATCTGCTCCGACAAAGACACTGTCTACTCCTCAACCTGACAAGATCACTAATAATCAGAAGGAGACTAGGGTAGCTGCAGACTCTGTTAAAGACATTTCAGACAGTTTATGGGATGATGGGGATGAAGACGCGCTGCTCTACCAGGTATGTGACAGCGTGGAGAGGATCTCCAACAGTCAGCCACTGCAAGTGAGCCCCAGCAACTgccaagaaaaacaagatattGCTGTAGACAGACAGCGAAAAACCACAGTGCCTCTGCCAATCGACACGGCCTGGTCCATGAAGGCCGGTGCCAGTGCTAATAGACAGTCGCCATGTGCTTTTGTTCGTTCTAACTCATTACCAGGGACTAGCTGTGAAAGTGTGAACTACCAAGGATGGGACATTCCCATGAAAGGTGCCAACAACAAATCACAGATGTCTCAGAGCCTCCCAGGAAGCCGCATGAGTCTGGGCACATTTAGCCAGTATAGAGATTCCTCTGGAACTTTCCAGGCTGGGAATGCTAATGTGGATATGAAGCCACATACAGTGACAGCCAGGGCAACACAGAACTCCACGTCCCATCACACAGCCTTTAAGAGAAATGTATCTGACTCAGCAGTTATAAGCAACAAAG TTTTTGTCACAAGCCAGATGACAGGGAAGTGCTCTGCAGCCGAGATCgagaggaaaaaacaggaaGCCTTGGCCAGGAGGCGACTGCGAATGCAGAACGCCCCAAAACCATAG